The following DNA comes from Tepidanaerobacter syntrophicus.
GAACCGTCCCTTGTAATATGAGATAGAAGGGTTATCCATTTTTTAATGCAGCAAAACCCGAATATTAGCTTTCTAGTATAGTATAATGTTTTTGAAGGATATTAATGCAACCGTCCCAGGGAAGATTTTTTCTATACCCGGCACAAAGACTATTAATCCATTTCAAAAAGTATATACGTTTTGGCTGGTTGGGATTTGCTTATTCCCGCTTAACGTGCAAGGCTGTAAACTTTGGCAGCGAAATGGATGATCCTTCTACAATATTTGTTTGGGGGTTGGTTTTTATGAATAATGTTAACCCTGTAGTTGGTGTCGATGTAGCTAAAGATTTTTGCTACTACTGTGTTCTTTCTCCTGATGGCAAAAAATATTTGGAGCCATTTAAAGCATTTAACACAAAAGAGGGATTGGATTTTGTCTTAGAAAAATTAAAAAAGGTGGAGAAGGCTTTTAAAAATAGGCCAGTAATCGTCTTGGAATCCACCGGACACTATTCTACACGCCTAGTCCACTTATTTGGTAAGAATGAGTTTGAAGTATTTTTAGTTAATCCACTTCAATCTCATTCTATCAAAAATTCTTCGATTCGAAAAGTAAAAAATGATAAAGCAGATGCAGAAGAATTGGCCAGGCTTTATTTCGTTTGTGATTTACAGCAGCATCGCCCCTTTGATGATTCTATAGCAAATCTTAAGGTATTGTCCAGGGCTTACTTTTCATTGTCGGAACAAAGGATAAGTATGCTAAATCAGTTAACAGCTGCTGTTGATCAAGTTTTGCCGGGCTTTACAAGGATTTTTAACATTTCTTCCAAGACTTGTGTTGAACTGCTTGCAAGATATTCTTCTCCGGATGCGCTTTTAAGCTCGCCTAAGGAGGATGTTGCAAGCTTAATTCGTTCTTGCTCCAGAAGGTCTTTAAAATATGCTCTAGATAAGTACCAGTTGCTTATTCAATGCGCAAAAGATGCTAAAGAAACCGGAATAACTTTAAGTGCTCTGTATGATGTCATCTGTATTTACGCTCAAAACTTAAAGTATTTAAACGATAAGCTTACAGAGCTAGATGAGATGATTCAAAGGCTTGCAATTACCATACCTGAGGTTTCTTTAATCAGCAGTATTCCGGGCTTTGGTAAAAGGCTGTCATCTGTTATTGTAAGCGAGGTTGGCGATATCAGCCGGTTTAATAACGCTAAACAATTGGTGGCTTATTGCGGCATTGATCCAAGTGTCAAACAATCAGGAAATTTTGTTGGAACTAAAAATAAATTTACCAAGAGGGGCTCTGCCTATATACGCAAGGCTCTTTATATTGCGGCCACTATATCCGTTAGAAAAGATTCCAAAGCAAGATGCGTTAATCCGGTTATCTATGACTATTACCAAAAGAAGATCAAGTCTAAACCTAAAAAACAAGCTTTAGGCGCAGTAATGAATAAGCTGGTTAGAATAATATTTTCGGTTCTTAAAAACAAGCATCCGTTTGTTATGATTACTCCTGAAGAACAAATTAAGCTTTACCGTTCAAAAGCTGCTTAAATTATGATGTTAAATGCGAATATTTTTCCTTGCCTTTGTAAAAATGTTTGTTATTTTTAAAGGCTTCTTTGTTATACCTATTTTTCTTAGAATTTATTTTTAAAAAATGACTTGACTTTAGTTAGCTGGTCTCTGTGTTTGTTCTCAGTGGTCTCGAACCGTCCCCCTGTGTTCTTCTCTCGCTCCTCTGTGTTCTCCTTTCTCTTCTTCTCCTTCTCCCTCTCTTGTCCTCTTCTCATGTGGGGTTAACCACTTTCCTCCAGTCCAGATCTCCTCTCATGAGGCCTTTTATAAGAATTTCTGCGGTGGCAATGTTTGTTGCGAGGGGCACGTTGTGAACATCGCATACTCTCATAAGTGCATTTATATCAGGTTCGTGGGGCTGAGCGGTTAAGGGGTCTCTTAAAAAGATTACCATGTCAATCTTTTCACTTGCTACCATGCCGCCTATCTGCTGATCTCCGCCTAACGGCCCTGACTGGACGCGGTTTACTTGTAATCCCGTGGCTTCCATTATCTTCTTGCCTGTGGTTCCGGTTGCAAAAAGAATGTGGTCTTTTAGAATGTCTTGATAAGCTATTGCAAACTCGATCATTCTCTCTTTTTTTGCATCATGTGCTATAAGAGCTATATTCATTTGCAAACCTCCGTTTTTTGTATTCAGTGCGGCCGTCTGGGTTGTGATCTGCGTTCGGTTGAACCATATTCAACTGAAGGCGTGTACTGGGTCGGCTGCGGGAATAGGTTCATTAGCTCAAATACTTCTTGCGACATATCTGTGCTGACATTTAATCCTAAGCCCTTTGCCACATCTACATTAATAGGAAAATCGTGAGTCCAAATACCCTGTGTCAAAATATCTGCAAGACTTTCTTTTTCGTCCATAGGGTGCTCGTCCGGAAGCAGGTTGATAATGCTGTTTCTCAGCTGGTTTATTGCCTTTCGTGCAACATCTGCCATTATAATTGTTTCATCGCTTATATTTGCTATTGGTTTTTGTTTCAGCACGCTTACAATAGAAGGTGCCGGATACTGCCCCAATTGAGGATCCACCGGTCCTAACATAGCATTTTTACCCATCACTATTTCGTCTGCCGCAAGAGCGATAAGAGTTCCTCCTGACATCGCATAGTGCGGCACATATACTGTAACCTTTCCCTTGTGAAGCTTTAAGGCTCTGGCTATCTGAAGGGCCGCCAGTGCTACTCCGCCGGGAGTGTGTAAAATCATATCTATCGGGGTATTATCATCAGTTGCCTGAATAGCTCGGATTACCCTTTCGGAATCATTTATGTCGATGTAGCGCATTACGGGGAAACCCAGAATACTCATGGTTTCTTGTCTGTGGATAAGAGTAATAACCCTTGACTTATTTTTCTCCTCAAGGCGCGCTATAAGCCTTTGGCGGGACATTCTCAGTGCTGCTTGGGTCAGCATAGGCTGCAGCGCTGAAATTATAAAAAACAACATCAGTATATCTAAAAACATATTTTCAGCCCCTTTCTTTTCTGTCTTGGAAATATTCTTGCTTTAATTATAACAGATATAAAGGTGCTGAGCAAAATAAATATTCAAACATATTTTAGGCTTTTCGCTTTTCATAGGTTCAAATAATCTATTATGCTTCCTACATAAACCTTAGCCGCATTTATCACATCTTTTACATCTACTGTCTCGTTGTAAGAATGAATGCCTTCTGTGTTTGCAGGGCCAAACTGCAGGGTGGGTATGCCTTTTAGTCTGTAGTACCTAGCATCGCTGGACGCCCACTGATATGTGCGGGTAACCTTTGTGCCTAATATTTTTTCGGCGTTTTGGGCTACAATCTCCACTATTTCGCTTCTTGCATCTGTGTAGTTGGCTTCGGCTTTCCAGTCGCATTCATAGGTTATGCCGGAAAGTGAATGTTTTTCTATCGCTTCTTTTATTTTGTCTTCTACTATAGAGGCTTTTATTCCCACGGGTAGTCTTAAGTCTACCTGGGCTTCTGCATAATCGGGGACCATATTTGCCTTTATTCCTCCGGAAATCTTGCCTAAGTTTACGGTAATATGGTCTATTATGTTTTCAACTCCGGCAATCTTAAGTTCTTCTCTTGCTATAGCCTTGGATTCTGCTATTACATCGGCGATTTCAGGGGGGTAGTCGGCCTCTACTTGGCGAAGTGTTTTTAGTTCATCACAGATTTTAATTATTTTTTCTATGGCGTTATCGCCTGCATACGGTGCAAGGCTTCCATGGGCCGACTTGCCTTTGGCTTTTAGTGTCACCCATACGCTCCCTTTCTGACCTATCTCGATGTTATTGTAGCCGGAGGGTTCTGCCACAATACAGGCATCGCCGGTTACTACATCATTATCAAGAAGCCACTTTGTCCCCATCTTGCCGCTTACTTCTTCGTCGGGAACTACGGTAAGGACCGCGCTGCCTTTAAGGTCGATATTGTTTTCTTTAATAAGAGTCATCGCAAACAGCAGGCCGCCCAATCCCGCTTTCATGTCTGAGGCTCCTCTTCCCAGTATCTTCCCGTCCGCAACTTTTCCGGAAAACGGGTCGAAATCCCATTTATCAAGGTCTCCCACCGGCACTACGTCAGAGTGGCCGTTAAGAAGAAGGGTTCTGCCCTCTTTTTTTCCGATTTCTGCAATGATGTTGGGGGTTTCCGGTGAGGGCTTTACAATTTTAAATTCTATATTATTCTTTTCCAGATAAGAAGTGATAAAATTTGTAATCTCTTCCATATGTCCCGGGGGATTTTCGCTGTTTATTGAAATCAAATCCGAGCACAGCTTTATAAGTTCGTCTTCTCGAGCATCAATCTGTTTCCATAAGTCTGTCTTTATCTGCGAAATGTCCATTGAAATATTCTCCTTTGGTAATTGAAATTTGCTTTCTTTTCACTAATACAAGTGGCAGGAAACTTGCTGGCCGTCTCCAATTTGCTTTAGAGATGGTTCTTCTTTGGAACATTTTTCCATAGCATAGGGGCATCTGGTGTGGAATTTGCACCCGGATGGCGGTTTTAACGGGCTTGGCACATCGCCTTCCAAAATCATTTTTTCTTTTTCCTCCAAAGGACTTTCCGGCGGTATCGCGGAAAATAGCGCCTTTGTATAGGGGTGCATCGGATTTTTGTAAATATCGTCAGATTTGCCTGTTTCTACGATTTTTCCTAAGTACATAATTGCAAGTTTGTCACTTAAGTATTTTACCACACTTAAATCGTGAGATATGAAAATATATGCAAGACCCAGCTCTTCCTGAAGCCGTTTTAAAAGATTTATAACCTGGGCTTGAATAGATACATCCAGTGCTGATACAGGCTCGTCGCATATAACTATTTCAGGATTGAGAGCAATGGCTCTGGCTATGTTTATCCTCTGCCTTTGGCCGCCGGAAAATTCATGGGGATAGCGGTTGGCATGGTAGTAGTCAAGACCTACCATCTTTAAAAGTTCCTTAACCCGCTGTTCCTGCTGAGCCCTTGTTCCCACATTGTGAATTATTAAAGGCTCCTGGATAATATAGCCTGCGGTTTTTTTTGGATCCAGGGAGGAATAGGGATCTTGAAATACCATCTGCATGTTTTTGCGAAGCTTTTTCATTTCAGATTCGTTAAAGTTTGCAGTATCCCGCCCTTTAAATTTTATGGAGCCTGCCGTAGGCCTTTCCAAATTCATTAAAAGCTTTGCCACAGTGGATTTGCCGCATCCGGATTCGCCGATTATGCCGAGAGTCTTTCCTTTTTCTACATTAAAAGATACGCCGTCCACAGCCTTTAAATAAACGGGCGCTGCTCCAAAAATACCTGTTTCGACAGGATAGTATTTTTTTAAATCTTTTACTTCGAGTATGATGTTGTCATCCATTGCGCACAACACTCCTTCGGGAAAGGCGGTGGCTTTCATCTTGAAAATGGCAGCTGACTTTGTGGCCTTTTTCGATTTCTTTTAGCACCGGAGTTTCATCAAAGCATATTTGCTGTCTGTAAGGGCAGCGGGGTGCAAAACTGCAGCCCTTGCCCACAAGACGAAGGTCAGGAGGGCTTCCTTCTATAGCGTTTAGCGGCGTTTCTTTGCTGTAGCTAAGTTTCGGCATAGAATCCAGAAGGCCCCATGTGTAGGGGTGCAGCGGATTTTCGTAAAGGGTCTTGGTGTCTGTATGCTCAACAGCATTTCCTGCATACATTACCATAACATCATGACATATCTCCCATACCACACCCAGATTGTGAGTTATTAATATGATAGACATATCAAGCCGTTTTTGCAAATCTTTTAACAGCTCAAGAACCTGAGCCTGAACTGTCACATCCAGGGCGGTGGTAGGCTCATCAGCAATGAGCAGGCTGGGGTTGCAAGCTATAGCCATTGCTATCATGGCTCTTTGCCGCATCCCGCCGGAAAATTCATGGGGATAGCTTTTAAGCCTAAGCTCCGCATCAGGCACGCCTACAAGTTCTAATGTTTCGGCGGCCTTTTTTTGTGCTGCCTTTTTATCTAATTTTTGGTGGAGTATAATACTCTCCATTATTTGCTCGCCAATAGTAAATACCGGATTTAAAGCCGTCATTGGGTCCTGAAAAATCATGGAAATTTCATTTCCGCGGATTTTAAGCATTTCCCGTTCGTTAAGCTTAAGTAAGTCCTTGTCCTTGAAGATAATTTTTCCGGAAATAATTTTTCCGGGAGCTGGAACAAGCTTCATTATAGTGGAAACGGTAACGCTTTTGCCTGAACCGGATTCCCCTACGATTCCCAGGGTCTTGCCCCGATCTACGCTAAAGCTAACGCCATTGACTGACTTTACAATTCCGGTGGGTGTATAAAAATATACTTTTAAATCTTCGGCTTCTAATAATTGCTGCGTCATATAAATCACCACCTAGTTGAAAGTTTATTTCATCTTTGGATCAAAGGCATCTCTGATACCGTCTCCAAACAGATTAAATCCAAGAACTG
Coding sequences within:
- a CDS encoding IS110 family transposase; translation: MNNVNPVVGVDVAKDFCYYCVLSPDGKKYLEPFKAFNTKEGLDFVLEKLKKVEKAFKNRPVIVLESTGHYSTRLVHLFGKNEFEVFLVNPLQSHSIKNSSIRKVKNDKADAEELARLYFVCDLQQHRPFDDSIANLKVLSRAYFSLSEQRISMLNQLTAAVDQVLPGFTRIFNISSKTCVELLARYSSPDALLSSPKEDVASLIRSCSRRSLKYALDKYQLLIQCAKDAKETGITLSALYDVICIYAQNLKYLNDKLTELDEMIQRLAITIPEVSLISSIPGFGKRLSSVIVSEVGDISRFNNAKQLVAYCGIDPSVKQSGNFVGTKNKFTKRGSAYIRKALYIAATISVRKDSKARCVNPVIYDYYQKKIKSKPKKQALGAVMNKLVRIIFSVLKNKHPFVMITPEEQIKLYRSKAA
- the mgsA gene encoding methylglyoxal synthase; protein product: MNIALIAHDAKKERMIEFAIAYQDILKDHILFATGTTGKKIMEATGLQVNRVQSGPLGGDQQIGGMVASEKIDMVIFLRDPLTAQPHEPDINALMRVCDVHNVPLATNIATAEILIKGLMRGDLDWRKVVNPT
- a CDS encoding SDH family Clp fold serine proteinase, with product MFLDILMLFFIISALQPMLTQAALRMSRQRLIARLEEKNKSRVITLIHRQETMSILGFPVMRYIDINDSERVIRAIQATDDNTPIDMILHTPGGVALAALQIARALKLHKGKVTVYVPHYAMSGGTLIALAADEIVMGKNAMLGPVDPQLGQYPAPSIVSVLKQKPIANISDETIIMADVARKAINQLRNSIINLLPDEHPMDEKESLADILTQGIWTHDFPINVDVAKGLGLNVSTDMSQEVFELMNLFPQPTQYTPSVEYGSTERRSQPRRPH
- a CDS encoding M20 family metallopeptidase, yielding MDISQIKTDLWKQIDAREDELIKLCSDLISINSENPPGHMEEITNFITSYLEKNNIEFKIVKPSPETPNIIAEIGKKEGRTLLLNGHSDVVPVGDLDKWDFDPFSGKVADGKILGRGASDMKAGLGGLLFAMTLIKENNIDLKGSAVLTVVPDEEVSGKMGTKWLLDNDVVTGDACIVAEPSGYNNIEIGQKGSVWVTLKAKGKSAHGSLAPYAGDNAIEKIIKICDELKTLRQVEADYPPEIADVIAESKAIAREELKIAGVENIIDHITVNLGKISGGIKANMVPDYAEAQVDLRLPVGIKASIVEDKIKEAIEKHSLSGITYECDWKAEANYTDARSEIVEIVAQNAEKILGTKVTRTYQWASSDARYYRLKGIPTLQFGPANTEGIHSYNETVDVKDVINAAKVYVGSIIDYLNL
- a CDS encoding ABC transporter ATP-binding protein, which gives rise to MDDNIILEVKDLKKYYPVETGIFGAAPVYLKAVDGVSFNVEKGKTLGIIGESGCGKSTVAKLLMNLERPTAGSIKFKGRDTANFNESEMKKLRKNMQMVFQDPYSSLDPKKTAGYIIQEPLIIHNVGTRAQQEQRVKELLKMVGLDYYHANRYPHEFSGGQRQRINIARAIALNPEIVICDEPVSALDVSIQAQVINLLKRLQEELGLAYIFISHDLSVVKYLSDKLAIMYLGKIVETGKSDDIYKNPMHPYTKALFSAIPPESPLEEKEKMILEGDVPSPLKPPSGCKFHTRCPYAMEKCSKEEPSLKQIGDGQQVSCHLY
- a CDS encoding ABC transporter ATP-binding protein, with amino-acid sequence MTQQLLEAEDLKVYFYTPTGIVKSVNGVSFSVDRGKTLGIVGESGSGKSVTVSTIMKLVPAPGKIISGKIIFKDKDLLKLNEREMLKIRGNEISMIFQDPMTALNPVFTIGEQIMESIILHQKLDKKAAQKKAAETLELVGVPDAELRLKSYPHEFSGGMRQRAMIAMAIACNPSLLIADEPTTALDVTVQAQVLELLKDLQKRLDMSIILITHNLGVVWEICHDVMVMYAGNAVEHTDTKTLYENPLHPYTWGLLDSMPKLSYSKETPLNAIEGSPPDLRLVGKGCSFAPRCPYRQQICFDETPVLKEIEKGHKVSCHFQDESHRLSRRSVVRNG